In Altererythrobacter rubellus, the following are encoded in one genomic region:
- a CDS encoding calcium/sodium antiporter — protein MIEAILYSAVGLVGLAFGGELLVRGAVSIAQRLGISNLVTGLVIVGFATSMPEMVASIQAALAGSPGIAWGNVVGSNLANTLLILGATAMIMPIALIGTGRRDAVVALIATLIIWLVTWLQTGSIWIGIVLLAGIAAYIYWRYNHPHSDAGDDDEPEPTTTLTWAIMLFLGGLGLLVVGGSMLVSGAIDLARIFEVSETAIGLTVVAIGTSLPELAASVAAALRGKPGLAIGNVVGSNIYNILLIGGATMSIAPFAIPADLLTYELVVLAGSAVLFLLIVSYAKQIGRALGAFLLALYAGTIVIAFA, from the coding sequence GTGATTGAAGCGATCCTCTATAGCGCGGTTGGCCTGGTCGGCCTGGCGTTTGGCGGCGAACTGCTGGTGCGCGGTGCGGTCAGCATTGCACAGCGGCTTGGCATATCCAATCTCGTCACAGGATTGGTCATTGTCGGATTTGCCACCTCGATGCCGGAAATGGTTGCAAGCATTCAGGCTGCGTTGGCTGGTTCACCGGGAATTGCCTGGGGCAATGTGGTCGGATCCAATCTGGCAAATACACTGTTGATCCTGGGTGCGACGGCAATGATCATGCCGATTGCACTGATTGGAACCGGGCGGCGTGATGCTGTTGTAGCTTTGATTGCGACGCTGATAATCTGGTTAGTGACGTGGCTTCAAACCGGCTCGATCTGGATCGGTATCGTGCTGCTCGCTGGTATCGCCGCGTATATCTATTGGCGCTATAATCATCCGCATTCGGACGCGGGCGATGATGACGAGCCTGAACCAACGACCACTTTGACCTGGGCGATCATGTTGTTCCTGGGCGGGTTGGGATTGCTGGTTGTCGGCGGTTCGATGCTGGTGTCCGGTGCGATCGATCTGGCGCGTATTTTCGAGGTCAGCGAGACCGCGATCGGGCTGACAGTAGTGGCAATCGGTACATCGTTGCCTGAACTGGCGGCATCCGTTGCAGCGGCATTGCGCGGGAAGCCGGGCCTGGCGATCGGCAATGTTGTGGGCTCGAACATTTACAACATCCTGCTGATCGGCGGGGCGACCATGAGCATTGCGCCTTTCGCGATCCCCGCGGATTTGTTGACCTATGAGCTTGTCGTGCTCGCGGGCAGTGCGGTGCTGTTCTTGCTGATCGTGTCTTATGCGAAGCAGATCGGCCGCGCATTGGGCGCATTCTTGCTAGCGCTTTATGCCGGCACGATCGTGATCGCCTTTGCCTGA
- a CDS encoding DUF1285 domain-containing protein → MPYEPPPHLAELSLAQIAEQVAARKLPPVESWNPQAITDSFMRIAADGTWFHQGDPIKREAMVRAFAGLLTRDEAGNHWLVTPFEKSSIDVEDAAFIAVDVARRDDALAFRLNTDELVIAGPDNRLRAAGDAETPALYLHVRRGCEARLNRSTYQQLADIALAESDDWTITSMGETFSLLPR, encoded by the coding sequence ATGCCTTACGAACCACCACCGCACCTTGCTGAATTGTCCTTGGCGCAGATCGCCGAGCAAGTCGCCGCGCGAAAATTGCCGCCAGTGGAAAGCTGGAACCCGCAAGCGATCACAGACAGCTTCATGCGGATTGCTGCTGACGGAACCTGGTTTCACCAGGGTGATCCGATCAAACGCGAAGCCATGGTTAGGGCGTTTGCAGGACTATTGACGCGCGATGAGGCCGGAAACCACTGGCTGGTCACACCCTTCGAAAAATCCTCCATCGACGTCGAAGACGCAGCATTCATTGCGGTCGATGTGGCGCGCCGCGATGATGCCTTGGCCTTCCGTCTCAATACGGATGAGTTGGTAATAGCGGGGCCGGACAACCGCTTGCGTGCAGCAGGGGACGCAGAGACGCCCGCGCTTTATCTGCACGTCCGGCGCGGTTGCGAAGCGCGGCTCAACCGCAGCACCTATCAGCAATTGGCGGACATCGCGCTTGCAGAAAGCGATGACTGGACGATCACAAGCATGGGCGAGACATTCTCGCTATTGCCGCGATGA
- a CDS encoding ribonuclease HII, with protein sequence MHENKLGARKSIVGVDEAGRGPLAGPVVAAAVVLGEGYPQGLDDSKKLSAKRRATLDEQIRASCIWGLGVVDSHEIDQINILQATMRAMTLAVCELVEKLGQEPEAVLIDGNLSPHGRCDEWRWPDAKPIIGGDALEPAISAASIIAKEWRDRLMCEAAEAHPHYGWERNKGYGTIEHMQALRTHGPTPLHRQSFAPVAQLTLL encoded by the coding sequence ATGCACGAAAACAAACTTGGTGCCCGTAAATCTATCGTCGGTGTTGACGAAGCCGGACGAGGGCCATTGGCTGGGCCGGTGGTAGCTGCAGCAGTAGTGCTTGGCGAGGGCTATCCGCAAGGTCTGGACGATTCCAAGAAACTTTCGGCTAAACGGCGTGCTACTCTCGACGAACAGATCCGCGCCAGCTGCATATGGGGGCTGGGTGTGGTCGACTCGCACGAAATCGACCAGATCAACATCCTTCAGGCAACCATGCGAGCCATGACGCTGGCCGTGTGCGAACTGGTCGAGAAGCTTGGCCAGGAACCCGAAGCCGTGTTGATCGACGGTAACCTCTCGCCCCATGGGCGCTGTGATGAATGGCGCTGGCCCGATGCCAAGCCGATCATCGGGGGCGACGCGCTGGAGCCCGCGATCTCGGCGGCTTCGATCATCGCCAAGGAGTGGCGTGACCGGTTGATGTGCGAAGCGGCCGAGGCGCATCCGCACTACGGGTGGGAGCGAAACAAAGGCTATGGAACCATTGAGCATATGCAAGCGTTGCGCACGCATGGACCAACACCGCTTCATCGTCAGTCTTTTGCGCCGGTTGCGCAATTGACGCTTCTTTAA
- a CDS encoding CCA tRNA nucleotidyltransferase yields the protein MFAELSDAAWTKREGLRALTNALGAENIRWVGGAIRDSLLGTDVNDVDCATKLSPDVVIDRCKDVGIRTVPTGIEHGTVTAILPDGPVEVTTLRRDVSTDGRRATVAFAQDWPEDAARRDFTINALYAHPDTLEISDYFGGLEDLEARTVRFIGDARQRIREDHLRILRYFRFQARFGAELDDEAEAACAELASTLKGLSRERIAAELTAFLSLPKPHPTVARMRKLGVLQEVLPEACPQHIELLCAVIKAEQAQAVAPAAMRRMAALLPPISDVANAVASRLRLSRAQRAHLVAVADRKPDDLVDPRALAYRESIDIAIDRVLLQAGDASPLIDWDVPQLPLKGGEIVERGITAGPRVAATLRAVETAWVAEGFPPRERVLELLDRELAR from the coding sequence ATGTTCGCTGAGCTGTCCGATGCTGCGTGGACCAAACGCGAAGGGTTGCGCGCGCTGACCAATGCACTCGGTGCAGAGAATATCCGCTGGGTGGGCGGCGCTATTCGCGACAGTTTGTTGGGCACTGATGTAAATGACGTTGATTGTGCCACCAAGCTCTCGCCCGACGTTGTCATAGATCGTTGCAAGGACGTCGGCATCCGCACCGTTCCCACAGGGATTGAGCACGGCACCGTCACAGCAATTCTGCCAGACGGCCCGGTCGAGGTTACAACGTTGCGGCGCGATGTCTCTACGGACGGGCGACGTGCCACTGTAGCTTTTGCACAGGATTGGCCGGAAGATGCCGCGCGGCGTGATTTCACCATCAACGCCCTATACGCTCACCCTGATACTCTCGAAATTTCGGACTACTTTGGCGGACTGGAAGATCTCGAAGCGCGAACAGTGCGGTTCATCGGTGATGCAAGGCAGCGCATTCGCGAGGACCATTTGCGGATCCTGCGTTATTTCCGCTTTCAGGCGCGGTTTGGCGCGGAGCTAGATGACGAGGCAGAAGCCGCATGCGCTGAACTTGCCTCTACGCTCAAGGGGCTCAGCCGTGAACGGATCGCTGCTGAGCTGACTGCGTTCCTCTCTTTGCCTAAACCGCATCCAACTGTCGCGCGGATGCGAAAACTTGGTGTCTTGCAGGAAGTGCTACCCGAAGCTTGTCCGCAACACATCGAGTTGCTGTGCGCTGTTATCAAGGCAGAGCAGGCGCAAGCCGTTGCGCCTGCTGCCATGCGGCGAATGGCCGCGCTCTTGCCGCCAATTAGCGACGTGGCCAATGCTGTGGCTTCGCGTTTGCGCTTGTCGCGTGCGCAACGCGCGCACTTGGTTGCTGTCGCTGATCGCAAGCCGGATGATCTGGTTGATCCGCGCGCGCTCGCTTATCGCGAGAGCATCGACATCGCGATCGACCGCGTGCTTCTGCAAGCTGGCGACGCATCGCCGCTGATCGACTGGGATGTGCCGCAATTGCCGTTGAAGGGCGGCGAGATTGTGGAACGCGGTATCACCGCCGGCCCACGCGTTGCGGCCACTTTGCGCGCGGTCGAAACTGCATGGGTAGCAGAGGGATTTCCGCCGCGCGAACGTGTGCTGGAGCTGCTTGATCGGGAACTTGCCCGCTAG
- a CDS encoding PQQ-dependent sugar dehydrogenase — translation MISKFSSALFPATILLASCGATANVDTEASQTEPTLKIAEIGTYNEPWAAAFVPGTETLIITQKTGEILGYDTATGRQFTVNGAPEIDYGGQGGLGDVAFLNSEATDTLAPRTIYLSWAEAGEGDTRGAVVGKGTLDCVADSDCAIEGLAVIWRQAPKTSRKGHYSHRIRFSPDEKHLFVTSGDRQELEPAQDTSNNLGTIVRLNLDGTPAQGNPFADQGGVTAQIWSYGHRNLLGFDFDAEGRLWDVEHGPAGGDEFNLVEAGANYGWPTRSNGDHYNGDDIPDHTADDGFNKPAVWWTPVIAPGDMIFYRGDMFGAWKGDALIAGLGALGLVRVEIDGDTATEAARYDLEGRIRSVDEAPDGSLWVFEDGEGGRLLHLTAE, via the coding sequence ATGATCTCGAAATTCTCATCCGCACTATTCCCCGCCACCATTCTGCTCGCAAGCTGCGGCGCCACTGCAAATGTGGACACCGAAGCTTCCCAGACTGAGCCGACGCTCAAGATTGCGGAAATCGGCACCTATAACGAGCCATGGGCTGCGGCCTTTGTGCCGGGCACGGAAACGCTGATCATCACGCAGAAGACCGGCGAGATTCTGGGTTATGACACAGCGACAGGGCGGCAGTTCACCGTCAATGGCGCACCGGAGATCGACTATGGTGGCCAAGGTGGCCTGGGCGACGTTGCATTCCTTAACAGCGAGGCGACTGACACTCTCGCCCCGCGCACGATCTATTTGAGCTGGGCCGAAGCTGGCGAAGGCGATACGCGTGGTGCGGTTGTCGGCAAGGGAACGCTTGATTGTGTGGCCGACAGCGACTGTGCCATCGAAGGTCTTGCAGTGATCTGGCGCCAAGCCCCCAAGACCAGTCGGAAAGGCCACTACTCGCACCGTATTCGCTTCTCTCCTGACGAAAAGCACTTGTTCGTGACCAGCGGCGACCGTCAGGAGCTCGAACCCGCGCAAGACACCAGCAATAACCTGGGTACGATCGTGCGTCTGAATCTCGATGGTACTCCAGCGCAGGGCAATCCATTTGCAGATCAAGGTGGCGTGACAGCGCAAATCTGGTCTTATGGCCACCGCAACCTGCTCGGCTTCGACTTTGATGCCGAGGGGCGTCTGTGGGACGTGGAACACGGCCCGGCCGGCGGTGATGAATTCAATCTGGTCGAAGCGGGTGCCAACTACGGCTGGCCAACCCGATCGAACGGCGATCATTACAATGGCGATGACATTCCCGATCACACCGCGGATGACGGCTTCAACAAGCCTGCAGTCTGGTGGACACCCGTGATCGCACCGGGTGACATGATCTTCTATCGCGGCGACATGTTTGGCGCATGGAAAGGCGATGCTCTTATTGCAGGCTTGGGCGCATTGGGCCTCGTACGTGTCGAGATTGACGGCGATACGGCTACAGAAGCGGCGCGCTATGACCTGGAAGGTCGGATACGCTCTGTTGATGAAGCGCCCGACGGTTCTCTTTGGGTGTTCGAAGACGGCGAAGGCGGGCGGCTCTTGCACCTTACCGCAGAGTAA
- a CDS encoding GNAT family N-acetyltransferase, translating into MASVIPLANVEPDMIEQVLDRAFGPERHARTAYRIRTGMDWLEALSFAALDDDDMLVGTIQLWPIALTDPDGHAHPMLMVGPVAVLPEHQGEGYGQALIAASLGSLDPNASLPQVLIGDEPYYGRWDFSAGSTAAWRCPGPWAPERLLVRCANPIVLPREGMLGPWNG; encoded by the coding sequence ATGGCGAGCGTCATTCCCTTAGCAAATGTCGAACCCGACATGATCGAGCAAGTGCTCGACCGAGCCTTCGGGCCTGAGCGACATGCGCGCACCGCCTATCGCATCAGGACGGGCATGGATTGGCTCGAAGCGCTGAGCTTTGCCGCGCTTGATGACGATGACATGCTGGTCGGTACAATTCAGCTTTGGCCGATTGCGCTCACCGACCCCGATGGCCACGCGCATCCCATGCTGATGGTTGGGCCGGTGGCGGTTTTGCCAGAGCATCAAGGCGAAGGATATGGGCAGGCCTTGATTGCAGCATCGCTTGGATCGCTCGATCCGAATGCATCCTTGCCGCAAGTCTTGATCGGTGATGAACCTTATTACGGGCGTTGGGACTTCAGCGCCGGTTCGACAGCTGCATGGCGTTGCCCCGGCCCATGGGCGCCAGAACGCCTGCTTGTCCGATGCGCAAATCCGATAGTCCTTCCCCGCGAAGGCATGCTCGGCCCTTGGAATGGGTGA
- a CDS encoding CoA pyrophosphatase has protein sequence MSVLFDRLSAALERGHARDIPDLLSDERFAQAGRTAKAAVLIAVTDRPEPGVILTQRPQDMRDHPGQVAFPGGKIDPGEDAVTAALREAEEELALDRKHVRVIGTTDRYQTGTGFDVTPVLAVVPPGLEFTPSPTEVEAWFEAPLTLLLDQNAWAEHEVFWRGAMRNYLEMHYEGFRIWGVTAAIIANLARRLDLQELDNVR, from the coding sequence ATGAGCGTGCTGTTCGACCGATTGAGCGCCGCGCTTGAGCGGGGGCACGCGCGCGATATTCCAGACCTTTTGAGCGACGAGCGTTTCGCGCAAGCCGGGCGCACGGCCAAGGCAGCCGTTTTGATCGCGGTGACTGATCGCCCCGAGCCGGGCGTGATCCTGACGCAGCGGCCACAGGATATGCGCGATCATCCTGGTCAGGTTGCGTTTCCGGGCGGAAAGATTGATCCGGGCGAGGATGCTGTCACCGCTGCGCTAAGGGAAGCAGAGGAGGAGCTGGCGCTGGATCGCAAGCATGTTCGGGTGATCGGCACAACCGATCGCTATCAGACCGGCACCGGTTTTGACGTGACGCCCGTGCTAGCGGTGGTCCCGCCCGGTCTCGAATTCACCCCCAGCCCGACCGAAGTCGAAGCCTGGTTCGAAGCTCCGCTGACATTGCTGCTCGATCAGAATGCCTGGGCAGAACATGAAGTGTTTTGGCGCGGGGCGATGCGCAACTATCTAGAAATGCATTACGAAGGTTTCAGAATCTGGGGTGTGACAGCGGCGATCATTGCCAATCTCGCACGCCGGCTGGATTTGCAGGAGCTCGACAATGTTCGCTGA